From Pseudoxanthomonas sp. YR558, the proteins below share one genomic window:
- a CDS encoding SPOR domain-containing protein codes for MDTALKQRLIGAVVLVALAVIFLPMLVKGPAPDSGVSDVPLEVPAAPDGEYETRELPLVTPGNAPANGAVGLDGQVSAPAAEPAPAEGALQPPATAGGDFAVSFGAYATQADADAVLTRVKQAKLPGFVEPATINGKQAFRVRVGPYADRAQAEAARLDAIKVRGDVNAQVVTLDAAVPGSTPAPAPAPSVATAAPSTPAVTTQALPPEPAKPVAKPAPTETKPVASETKPAPTPVIKPAAPAPKPAEPAKPAAAGVGYAVQLGAFSNPADATKLRDRARAAGFSAFVEQVRTDKGTLSRVRVGPVADRAEADRLKAQVASKVGIDGMVRPHP; via the coding sequence ATGGATACCGCCCTGAAACAGCGCCTGATCGGCGCCGTCGTGCTGGTCGCACTGGCCGTCATCTTCCTTCCCATGCTGGTCAAGGGACCGGCGCCCGACAGCGGCGTGTCCGACGTGCCGCTCGAGGTGCCCGCCGCACCGGATGGCGAGTACGAAACACGCGAGCTGCCCCTGGTTACGCCCGGCAATGCACCGGCCAATGGCGCGGTTGGACTGGACGGGCAAGTGTCAGCGCCCGCCGCCGAACCGGCGCCCGCCGAGGGTGCGTTACAGCCGCCGGCGACCGCGGGCGGCGATTTCGCGGTCAGTTTCGGTGCTTATGCCACCCAGGCCGATGCCGACGCCGTGCTGACCCGCGTGAAGCAGGCCAAGCTGCCCGGTTTCGTCGAGCCGGCCACCATCAATGGCAAACAGGCGTTCCGCGTGCGTGTGGGTCCCTACGCGGATCGCGCGCAGGCGGAAGCGGCGCGGCTGGATGCGATCAAGGTGCGCGGCGACGTCAACGCGCAGGTCGTCACGCTGGACGCGGCCGTGCCGGGCAGCACGCCCGCGCCTGCACCGGCGCCGTCCGTCGCGACCGCCGCACCCTCGACGCCGGCGGTGACCACGCAGGCGCTCCCGCCCGAACCGGCCAAGCCGGTGGCGAAGCCCGCCCCCACGGAAACCAAGCCGGTCGCCAGCGAGACGAAGCCGGCCCCCACGCCGGTCATCAAGCCCGCGGCGCCGGCACCCAAGCCGGCAGAGCCTGCCAAGCCCGCGGCGGCCGGCGTCGGCTACGCCGTGCAGTTGGGCGCGTTCTCCAATCCGGCCGATGCAACCAAGCTGCGCGATCGCGCGCGGGCGGCGGGCTTCAGCGCGTTCGTCGAACAGGTGCGCACCGATAAGGGCACGCTCAGTCGCGTGCGCGTGGGGCCCGTGGCCGATCGCGCCGAAGCGGACCGCTTGAAGGCGCAGGTCGCCTCGAAGGTCGGCATCGACGGCATGGTGCGTCCGCACCCCTGA
- a CDS encoding CvpA family protein, with amino-acid sequence MSALDLTLLAIIGVSTLFGLMRGFIGALASVLAWLLAGWVAFHYGAEVAAWLSDDGPPGSADLLGGYALAFVGVMVVVGVTGWLVRKMVKSVGLSGVDRALGLVLGFLRGALIACIVLLLVAFTDMPREPEWKRSSVVPVLLPGAQWLSRWLPEWTVQELDFGNGVPAGDNARLQPLPLPLDDSGASQERAPPPASPESKPE; translated from the coding sequence GTGAGCGCGCTCGACCTCACCCTGCTGGCCATCATCGGCGTCTCGACGCTGTTCGGGCTGATGCGCGGCTTCATCGGCGCGCTCGCCTCTGTCCTGGCATGGCTGCTGGCGGGCTGGGTGGCGTTCCACTACGGCGCCGAGGTCGCGGCCTGGTTGTCCGATGACGGTCCACCGGGATCGGCGGATCTGCTCGGTGGCTATGCGCTCGCGTTCGTCGGCGTCATGGTGGTGGTGGGCGTGACCGGGTGGTTGGTCCGGAAAATGGTCAAGTCCGTCGGGCTTTCGGGCGTCGACCGTGCGCTGGGCCTGGTGTTGGGCTTCCTGCGCGGCGCCCTGATCGCCTGCATCGTGTTGCTGCTGGTGGCTTTCACCGACATGCCGCGTGAACCTGAATGGAAGCGTTCATCCGTCGTGCCGGTCCTGCTGCCGGGCGCGCAATGGCTTTCACGCTGGTTGCCGGAATGGACCGTGCAGGAACTGGACTTTGGCAACGGCGTTCCGGCGGGCGATAATGCGCGCCTGCAACCCTTGCCCCTGCCGCTGGACGACTCCGGCGCATCGCAGGAGCGCGCCCCCCCGCCAGCTTCGCCCGAGTCGAAACCGGAGTAG
- a CDS encoding S46 family peptidase — protein sequence MRPNLLAAAIAVPLSLLAAQIAQAGEGMWVPQQLPEIAGPLKKAGLKLSPQQISNLTGDPMGAVVALGGCTASFVSPNGLVVTNHHCAYGAIQLNSTAENNLIKNGFNAPTTGDEVSAGPNARVFVLDEITDVTKDAKAAIASAGNDALARTKALETFEKKLIADCEADAGFRCRLYSFSGGNTYRLFKNMEIKDVRLAYAPPGSVGKYGGDIDNWMWPRHTGDFAFYRAYVGKDGKPAAFSKDNVPYRPKHWLKFADQPLGAGDFVMVAGYPGSTNRYALAAEFDNTAQWTYPTIARHYKNQIAMVQEAGKKNADIQVKYANTMAGWNNTSKNYDGQLEGFKRIDAAGQKQREEAAVLAWLKGQGVKGEPALDAHAKLLTLLEQNKATRERDLTLAMFNNTAMVGSATQLYRLSIEREKPNAERESGYQDRDLPAIEGGLKQLERRYVPAMDRQLQEYWLGEYLKLPADQRVAAVDTWLGGNDAAAVKRALDRLAGTKLGTTEERLTWFAADRKAFETSKDPAIQYAVAVMPTLLKLEQERKTRTGENLAARPVYLQALADYKKSQGEFVYPDANLSLRITFGNVMGYTPKDGVAYTPFTTLEGVVAKETGQDPFDSPKALLDAVAAKRYGGLEDKRIGSVPVNYLSDLDITGGNSGSPVLDAHGKLVGLAFDGNWESVSSNWVFDPKMTRMIAVDGRYLRWIMQEVYPAPQLLKEMNVGK from the coding sequence ATGCGTCCGAATCTGCTCGCCGCCGCCATCGCGGTCCCCCTGTCCCTGCTTGCCGCCCAGATCGCCCAGGCGGGCGAGGGCATGTGGGTGCCTCAGCAACTGCCCGAGATCGCCGGGCCGCTGAAGAAGGCCGGCCTGAAGCTATCGCCGCAGCAGATCTCGAACCTGACCGGCGACCCGATGGGTGCCGTGGTCGCGCTGGGCGGCTGCACCGCCAGCTTCGTGTCGCCGAACGGCCTGGTGGTGACCAACCACCATTGTGCTTACGGCGCCATCCAGCTGAATTCCACCGCCGAGAACAACCTGATCAAGAACGGCTTCAACGCGCCCACGACCGGCGATGAAGTCAGCGCGGGTCCGAATGCGCGCGTGTTCGTGCTGGACGAAATCACCGACGTGACGAAGGACGCGAAGGCCGCCATCGCCTCCGCAGGCAACGATGCACTGGCGCGTACCAAGGCGCTGGAGACGTTCGAAAAGAAGCTGATCGCCGATTGCGAAGCCGACGCAGGCTTCCGCTGCCGCCTCTACAGCTTCTCCGGCGGCAACACGTATCGCCTGTTCAAGAACATGGAAATCAAGGACGTGCGCCTGGCATACGCGCCCCCGGGCAGCGTGGGCAAGTACGGTGGCGACATCGACAACTGGATGTGGCCGCGCCACACCGGCGACTTCGCGTTCTACCGCGCGTACGTGGGCAAGGACGGCAAGCCGGCCGCGTTCTCCAAGGACAACGTGCCGTACCGGCCGAAGCATTGGCTGAAGTTCGCCGACCAGCCGCTGGGTGCGGGCGATTTCGTGATGGTGGCCGGCTATCCCGGCTCGACGAATCGTTACGCGCTGGCAGCCGAGTTCGACAACACCGCGCAATGGACTTACCCGACCATCGCGCGCCATTACAAGAACCAGATCGCGATGGTGCAGGAGGCCGGCAAGAAGAACGCCGACATCCAGGTGAAGTACGCCAACACGATGGCCGGCTGGAACAACACCAGCAAGAACTACGACGGCCAACTTGAAGGCTTCAAGCGCATCGATGCCGCTGGCCAGAAGCAGCGCGAAGAAGCAGCAGTGCTCGCTTGGCTGAAGGGGCAGGGAGTGAAGGGCGAGCCGGCACTGGATGCACACGCCAAGTTGCTGACCCTGCTGGAGCAGAACAAGGCCACGCGCGAGCGCGACCTGACCCTGGCGATGTTCAACAACACCGCGATGGTCGGTTCCGCCACGCAGCTGTATCGCCTGTCGATCGAACGGGAGAAGCCGAATGCGGAGCGTGAGTCCGGTTACCAGGACCGCGACCTGCCGGCCATCGAGGGCGGCCTGAAGCAGCTGGAACGCCGTTACGTGCCCGCAATGGACCGTCAGCTGCAGGAGTACTGGCTGGGCGAGTACCTGAAGCTGCCGGCCGACCAGCGCGTCGCCGCGGTGGATACCTGGCTGGGCGGCAACGACGCCGCGGCCGTCAAGCGTGCGCTCGATCGGCTGGCCGGCACCAAGCTGGGCACCACCGAGGAGCGGCTGACGTGGTTCGCCGCCGACCGCAAGGCATTCGAGACCAGCAAGGATCCGGCGATTCAGTACGCGGTGGCGGTGATGCCGACGCTGCTCAAGCTCGAGCAGGAGCGCAAGACGCGCACCGGCGAGAACCTGGCCGCGCGTCCGGTCTATCTGCAGGCGCTGGCGGACTACAAGAAGAGCCAGGGCGAGTTCGTCTATCCGGACGCCAACCTGTCGCTGCGCATCACCTTCGGCAATGTGATGGGTTACACGCCGAAGGACGGCGTGGCGTACACCCCGTTCACCACGCTGGAAGGCGTGGTGGCGAAGGAAACGGGGCAGGATCCGTTCGACTCGCCGAAGGCGCTGCTCGATGCCGTGGCCGCCAAGCGCTACGGTGGACTCGAGGACAAGCGCATCGGGTCGGTGCCGGTGAACTACCTGTCCGACCTGGACATCACCGGCGGCAATTCCGGTTCGCCGGTGCTGGACGCGCACGGCAAGCTGGTGGGCCTGGCGTTCGACGGCAACTGGGAGTCGGTGAGCTCCAACTGGGTGTTCGACCCCAAGATGACCCGCATGATCGCCGTCGATGGACGCTACCTGCGCTGGATCATGCAGGAGGTCTATCCGGCACCGCAGTTGCTGAAGGAAATGAACGTCGGCAAGTAA
- the gltX gene encoding glutamate--tRNA ligase — translation MACRTRFAPSPTGYLHIGGARTALYCWLEARHRGGDFILRIEDTDRERSTQAAIDAILDAMDWLGLGYDEGPIYQTHRIDRYREVAEQLVSAGKAYYAYETREELDAMREAAMAKQEKPRYNGAAREQGLPHRDDPNRVIRFKNPLDGVVAFDDLIKGRIEIANSELDDMVIFRPDGYPTYNFAVVVDDWDMGITEVIRGDDHINNTPRQINIYEALGAPVPKFAHMPMILDEQGAKLSKRTGAADVMQYKDAGYLPHALINYLARLGWSHGDQELFSRQELIALFDVKDVNSKAARLDMAKLGWVNQHYLKTDAPADIAPHFVYQLEKLGVDPSTGPAPADVIVALRDRVQTLKEMAEKALVWYQPLENYDDAAVAKHLVAAAHAPLSKARESLAALGDWTAEAVGVALHDAAAALGIGMGKVAQPLRVAITGTQVSPDISHTVYLAGRDEALKRIDAALIKTGVTA, via the coding sequence ATGGCCTGCCGTACCCGCTTCGCCCCCAGTCCCACCGGCTACCTCCACATCGGTGGCGCCCGCACGGCGCTGTACTGCTGGCTGGAAGCGCGTCATCGCGGCGGCGATTTCATCCTGCGCATCGAAGACACCGACCGCGAGCGCAGCACGCAGGCCGCGATCGACGCGATCCTGGATGCGATGGACTGGCTGGGCCTGGGCTACGACGAAGGCCCGATCTACCAGACCCACCGCATCGACCGTTACCGCGAAGTCGCCGAGCAGCTGGTGTCGGCCGGCAAGGCGTACTACGCCTACGAGACGCGCGAAGAACTCGACGCCATGCGCGAGGCCGCGATGGCGAAGCAGGAGAAGCCGCGCTACAACGGCGCCGCGCGCGAGCAGGGCCTGCCGCACCGCGACGACCCGAACCGCGTCATCCGCTTCAAGAATCCGCTCGACGGCGTGGTCGCCTTCGACGACCTGATCAAGGGCCGCATCGAGATCGCCAACAGCGAGCTCGACGACATGGTGATCTTCCGTCCCGACGGCTACCCCACGTACAACTTCGCCGTGGTCGTGGACGACTGGGACATGGGCATCACCGAAGTGATCCGCGGCGACGACCACATCAACAACACGCCGCGCCAGATCAACATCTACGAAGCGCTGGGCGCGCCGGTGCCGAAGTTCGCGCACATGCCGATGATCCTGGACGAGCAGGGCGCCAAGCTGTCCAAGCGCACCGGCGCGGCCGACGTGATGCAGTACAAGGACGCCGGCTACCTGCCGCACGCGCTGATCAACTATCTGGCGCGACTGGGCTGGTCGCATGGCGACCAGGAACTGTTCTCGAGGCAGGAGCTGATCGCGCTGTTCGACGTGAAGGACGTGAACTCGAAGGCCGCGCGCCTGGACATGGCCAAGCTCGGCTGGGTGAACCAGCACTACCTGAAGACGGACGCGCCGGCGGACATCGCACCGCACTTCGTCTACCAGTTGGAGAAGCTGGGCGTGGATCCTTCCACGGGCCCGGCGCCGGCCGACGTGATCGTCGCCCTGCGCGACCGCGTGCAGACGCTGAAGGAAATGGCCGAGAAGGCGCTGGTCTGGTACCAGCCGCTGGAGAACTACGACGATGCCGCGGTGGCCAAGCACCTGGTGGCGGCCGCGCATGCGCCGTTGTCCAAGGCGCGTGAGTCCCTGGCCGCGTTGGGCGACTGGACCGCCGAAGCGGTGGGCGTGGCGCTGCACGATGCCGCGGCCGCGCTCGGCATCGGCATGGGCAAGGTCGCCCAGCCGCTGCGCGTGGCCATCACCGGTACCCAGGTGAGCCCCGATATTTCCCACACGGTTTACCTGGCCGGCCGCGACGAAGCCTTGAAACGCATCGATGCCGCACTCATCAAGACCGGTGTGACCGCCTGA
- the purF gene encoding amidophosphoribosyltransferase, producing MCGIVGIVGNQNVAGQLYDGLTVLQHRGQDAAGIATADGTRLRVHKDNGLVRDVFNAKAMSVLEGRVGIAHCRYPTAGSEGMDEAQPFYVNSPYGIALAHNGNLINTDSLRQDVFAQDRRNINTDSDSEVLLNVFAHELDLQRTLTPEAAIRAVAGVHRRVKGGYAVVSVVLGLGLVAFRDPHGIRPLVLGKREHNEGTEYIIASESAALDILGFVRVRDVQPGEAIVITARGEMFSEIVAEPQEHAPCIFEYVYFARPDSMIDNVSVHKARMRMGVKLGEKILRLRPDHDIDTIIPIPDTSRDAALEISNVLGVKYREGFIKNRYVGRTFIMPGQGERVKSVRRKLNPINLEFRNRVVLLVDDSIVRGTTSKQIVQMARDAGARKVYLASAAPPVRHPNIYGIDMPAADELVAHGRSVEEIEKLLGCDWLIYQDLDDLEAAVREGNPNLPRFDSSCFDGNYVTGIETGYFERIEQMRSDEAKRKRRVG from the coding sequence ATGTGCGGCATCGTCGGAATCGTCGGCAACCAGAACGTTGCCGGCCAGCTTTATGACGGGCTGACCGTCCTCCAGCATCGCGGCCAGGATGCGGCCGGCATCGCCACGGCCGACGGCACGCGGCTGCGCGTGCACAAGGACAACGGGCTGGTGCGGGACGTGTTCAACGCCAAGGCGATGAGCGTGCTGGAAGGGCGCGTGGGCATCGCCCACTGCCGCTATCCCACCGCCGGCTCTGAGGGCATGGACGAAGCGCAGCCGTTCTACGTGAATTCGCCGTATGGCATCGCGCTGGCGCACAACGGCAACCTGATCAACACCGACAGCCTGCGCCAGGACGTGTTCGCGCAGGACCGCCGCAACATCAACACCGATTCGGACAGCGAAGTGCTGCTGAACGTGTTCGCGCACGAGCTGGACCTGCAGCGCACGCTCACCCCGGAAGCCGCGATCCGCGCCGTAGCCGGCGTGCACCGTCGCGTGAAGGGCGGCTACGCGGTCGTCAGCGTGGTGCTGGGCCTGGGCCTGGTGGCCTTCCGCGACCCTCACGGCATCCGTCCGCTGGTGCTCGGCAAGCGCGAGCACAACGAAGGCACCGAATACATCATCGCCTCCGAATCGGCGGCGCTGGACATCCTGGGGTTCGTCCGCGTGCGCGACGTGCAGCCGGGCGAGGCCATCGTCATCACCGCGCGCGGCGAGATGTTCAGCGAGATCGTCGCCGAACCGCAGGAGCACGCGCCCTGCATCTTCGAGTACGTGTACTTCGCGCGCCCGGACTCGATGATCGACAATGTGTCGGTGCACAAGGCCCGCATGCGCATGGGCGTGAAGCTGGGCGAGAAGATCCTGCGCCTGCGTCCGGACCACGACATCGACACCATCATCCCGATCCCGGATACCTCGCGCGACGCCGCGCTGGAGATCTCCAACGTGCTGGGTGTGAAATACCGCGAGGGGTTCATCAAGAACCGCTACGTGGGCCGCACGTTCATCATGCCGGGGCAGGGCGAGCGGGTGAAGTCGGTGCGCCGCAAGCTCAACCCGATCAACCTGGAATTCCGCAACCGCGTCGTGCTGCTGGTCGACGACTCCATCGTGCGCGGCACCACGTCCAAGCAGATCGTGCAGATGGCGCGCGATGCCGGCGCGCGCAAGGTCTACCTGGCCAGCGCCGCGCCGCCGGTGCGCCACCCGAACATCTACGGCATCGACATGCCGGCCGCGGACGAACTCGTCGCGCACGGCCGCAGCGTCGAGGAAATCGAGAAGCTGCTCGGCTGCGACTGGCTGATCTACCAGGATCTGGACGATCTCGAAGCCGCCGTACGCGAGGGCAATCCGAACCTGCCGCGTTTCGACTCCTCCTGCTTCGACGGCAACTACGTCACCGGCATCGAGACCGGTTACTTCGAGCGCATCGAGCAGATGCGTTCGGACGAAGCCAAGCGCAAGCGCCGCGTCGGCTAA
- a CDS encoding Fur family transcriptional regulator, giving the protein MPHAHACTDPKHHVHDARAFVAAVERACQERGLRLTPIRARVLELIAEAGKPVKAYELLEWVRATKGVGADAPPTVYRALDFLMANGFVHKLESMNAFVACHHPNSAQHSVPFLICDRCHSAVELEDREVVAALDARAKALGFQPQAQTLEVHGLCARCAEA; this is encoded by the coding sequence ATGCCGCACGCCCACGCTTGCACCGACCCGAAGCACCACGTCCACGACGCCCGCGCGTTCGTGGCGGCAGTGGAGCGCGCGTGCCAGGAGCGCGGCCTGCGGCTGACGCCGATCCGTGCCCGCGTGCTGGAGCTGATCGCCGAAGCCGGCAAGCCGGTGAAGGCGTACGAGCTGCTGGAGTGGGTCAGGGCGACGAAGGGCGTGGGGGCGGATGCGCCGCCGACGGTGTATCGCGCGCTGGATTTCCTGATGGCGAACGGTTTCGTGCACAAGCTCGAATCGATGAATGCGTTCGTCGCCTGCCATCACCCAAACAGCGCACAGCACTCGGTGCCGTTCCTCATCTGCGACCGCTGCCACAGCGCCGTGGAGCTCGAGGACCGCGAGGTGGTCGCCGCCTTGGACGCACGCGCGAAGGCGCTCGGCTTCCAGCCGCAGGCGCAGACGCTGGAAGTGCACGGGCTGTGTGCGCGCTGCGCTGAGGCTTAG
- a CDS encoding ferritin-like domain-containing protein, with the protein MATLFEAAHACLAAADVDEKVGLTQRYADAFRRGELDLPEDAPEPEPIRMPGRPSKPRLVHPRDLPRRGLGSVQGRAAFIHAIAHIELNAIDLAWDAVYRFRGLPQAFYADWVQVAHDESRHFVLLQDRLRELGYAYGDFDAHNGLWEMTEKTAHDGLARMALVPRVLEARGLDVTPGMIVKLRDLGDEQTVAILDVILREEVAHVAAGSRWFRWYCEQRGIEPRARFRELLREYAGGYLHGPFNIEARLLAGFDEDELAALEAP; encoded by the coding sequence ATGGCCACGCTGTTCGAGGCCGCGCACGCCTGTCTGGCAGCGGCCGATGTCGACGAGAAGGTGGGCCTGACGCAGCGCTACGCCGATGCGTTCCGGCGTGGTGAGCTCGACCTGCCCGAAGACGCACCCGAGCCCGAGCCGATCCGGATGCCCGGTCGTCCGTCGAAGCCGCGTCTGGTGCATCCGCGCGACCTGCCACGGCGCGGTCTCGGCAGCGTGCAGGGGCGCGCGGCCTTCATCCATGCCATCGCGCACATCGAACTCAACGCGATCGATCTGGCCTGGGATGCGGTGTACCGCTTCCGTGGTCTTCCCCAGGCGTTCTATGCCGATTGGGTGCAGGTGGCGCACGACGAATCGCGCCATTTCGTGCTGTTGCAGGATCGGTTGCGCGAACTCGGGTATGCCTACGGCGACTTCGATGCCCACAATGGCCTGTGGGAGATGACCGAGAAGACCGCCCACGACGGGCTCGCGCGGATGGCACTGGTGCCGCGCGTATTGGAAGCGCGCGGCCTGGACGTGACGCCCGGCATGATCGTGAAGCTGCGCGACCTCGGCGATGAGCAGACCGTCGCGATCCTCGACGTCATCCTGCGCGAGGAAGTCGCGCACGTCGCCGCGGGGTCGCGCTGGTTCCGCTGGTACTGCGAACAGCGCGGCATCGAACCGCGCGCGCGCTTCCGCGAACTGCTCAGGGAATACGCGGGCGGCTACCTGCACGGCCCCTTCAATATCGAGGCGCGGCTGCTGGCTGGTTTCGACGAGGATGAGCTGGCGGCGCTGGAAGCGCCGTAA
- the folC gene encoding bifunctional tetrahydrofolate synthase/dihydrofolate synthase, translated as MAPTDLPQWLAYIEQQHPTSIDMGLERVRDVAVRLALGKPAVRVIIVGGTNGKGSTVAFIEAIARAAGWKVGAYTSPHLLRYNERVRINGVDAVDASLIEAFEAVEAARGDISLTYFEFGTLAALWLFERAGLDLAVLEVGLGGRLDAVNIVDPDVAVITTVDIDHTDWLGNDREAIGAEKAGIARAWKPLVLGEVDSPSSVLRHAYAIGANALRLGSDFFHEPIDSQRWRWREVGAELVLPVPALSAPAQRANAASAIAALRALPGDALPDEAFAQGIANAALPGRLQHVSHDDVDVVLDVGHNPQAARELAAWLQTHPIPGQTHAVFAALADKDVASVVASFAGLPLQWYLAGLDAGPRAQSADQLAARLVETAAAEANRHHRVVDALQAASAAARPGDRVLVFGSFHTVAEAMQALHSGR; from the coding sequence ATGGCGCCTACCGATCTCCCGCAGTGGCTCGCCTACATCGAGCAACAGCACCCCACGTCCATCGACATGGGGCTGGAGCGTGTGCGCGATGTCGCGGTGCGGCTGGCGCTGGGAAAGCCGGCCGTGCGCGTCATCATCGTCGGCGGCACCAACGGCAAGGGCTCCACCGTTGCCTTCATCGAGGCCATCGCGCGCGCCGCGGGCTGGAAGGTGGGCGCCTACACCTCGCCCCACCTACTGCGCTACAACGAACGCGTGCGCATCAACGGCGTCGACGCCGTTGATGCATCGCTGATCGAGGCATTCGAAGCGGTCGAAGCCGCGCGCGGCGACATCTCGCTGACGTATTTCGAATTCGGCACGCTGGCGGCGTTGTGGTTGTTCGAGCGTGCGGGCCTGGACCTGGCGGTGCTCGAAGTCGGATTGGGTGGTCGGCTGGATGCCGTGAACATCGTCGATCCTGACGTCGCCGTCATCACCACGGTGGACATCGACCACACCGATTGGCTCGGCAACGACCGCGAAGCCATCGGTGCCGAGAAGGCCGGCATCGCGCGCGCTTGGAAGCCGCTGGTGCTCGGCGAAGTGGATTCGCCCTCCAGCGTGCTTCGCCATGCCTATGCCATCGGCGCGAACGCATTGCGGCTGGGCAGCGACTTCTTCCACGAACCCATCGACAGCCAGCGGTGGCGCTGGCGGGAAGTCGGCGCCGAACTGGTGCTGCCGGTGCCGGCGCTCTCGGCGCCGGCACAGCGGGCGAACGCCGCCAGCGCGATCGCCGCGTTGCGCGCATTGCCGGGCGATGCGCTGCCCGACGAGGCGTTCGCACAGGGCATCGCCAATGCTGCGCTGCCGGGACGCCTGCAACACGTATCGCACGATGACGTAGACGTGGTGCTCGACGTCGGTCACAACCCTCAAGCCGCGCGCGAACTGGCAGCGTGGCTGCAGACGCATCCGATTCCAGGCCAGACCCATGCGGTGTTCGCCGCACTCGCCGACAAGGACGTGGCGTCGGTCGTGGCGTCGTTCGCGGGCCTGCCGCTGCAGTGGTACCTGGCCGGACTCGATGCAGGGCCGCGTGCGCAGTCGGCCGACCAACTGGCGGCACGGCTCGTCGAAACCGCAGCGGCAGAGGCGAATCGCCATCACCGGGTCGTCGACGCATTGCAGGCTGCATCGGCGGCAGCGCGCCCCGGAGACCGCGTGCTGGTGTTCGGCTCGTTCCACACCGTCGCCGAGGCGATGCAGGCGCTGCATTCAGGTCGATGA
- a CDS encoding histidine phosphatase family protein, with protein sequence MRILLARHGETPWNAEGRYQGQIDIPLSPVGEGQANALGLRLKDIRIDRAVASPLARAQLTARLALGEARADMLQTDADLQEIAHGEWEGLLASEIQDKDPARLLAWREEPDTVLMPGGESLRQVLDRSWRGLTRAAEGLGDDDTLLIVAHDAVNRVLLCRILGLPIAKLWTFRQAPTTLNLLEGPSVEQLEVVRLNDCAHHTPFFGEAKHRAL encoded by the coding sequence ATGCGCATCCTGCTTGCCCGCCACGGCGAAACGCCGTGGAACGCCGAAGGCCGCTATCAGGGCCAGATCGACATCCCGCTCTCGCCGGTCGGCGAAGGGCAGGCGAACGCATTGGGCCTGCGCCTTAAGGACATCCGCATCGACCGCGCCGTGGCATCGCCGCTGGCGCGCGCGCAACTGACCGCGCGCCTTGCCCTGGGAGAAGCGCGTGCCGACATGCTGCAGACCGATGCCGACTTGCAGGAAATCGCGCACGGCGAGTGGGAAGGTCTGCTGGCCAGCGAAATCCAGGACAAGGACCCGGCGCGTCTGCTGGCTTGGCGCGAGGAGCCTGATACGGTGCTGATGCCGGGCGGCGAATCGCTGCGCCAGGTGCTGGATCGCTCATGGCGCGGGCTGACGCGCGCCGCGGAGGGCCTGGGTGACGACGATACCCTGCTGATCGTGGCGCACGACGCCGTCAACCGTGTCCTGCTGTGCCGCATCCTCGGCCTGCCGATCGCCAAGCTATGGACCTTCCGCCAGGCACCGACCACGCTCAACCTGCTGGAAGGTCCCTCGGTCGAGCAGCTTGAAGTCGTGCGCCTCAATGACTGCGCGCACCACACACCGTTCTTCGGCGAAGCGAAGCATCGCGCGCTGTAA
- the lpxH gene encoding UDP-2,3-diacylglucosamine diphosphatase: MTTLFISDLHLDAERPAVTELFGAFMQGEARRADALYILGDLFEAWVGDDDPSETGAYVAARIREVADAGVPVSFIRGNRDFLVGDAFARRAGMRILPDPAVVMLYGEPAILMHGDLLCTGDVAYQAFRAQTRNPAWQAQFLAQPLAARLAFAAQARAASAAHQGGMKQNDKAQFETLTDVTPATVDATLAQFGIDTLIHGHTHRPAIHDLAIGDIACRHIVLGDWYEQGSVLRVEPDGMALDSL; this comes from the coding sequence ATGACCACGCTCTTCATCTCCGATCTGCACCTGGACGCCGAACGCCCCGCCGTGACTGAGCTGTTCGGGGCCTTCATGCAGGGGGAGGCCCGCCGCGCCGATGCGCTGTACATCCTGGGCGACCTGTTCGAGGCCTGGGTGGGCGATGACGACCCGTCGGAGACCGGCGCCTACGTGGCCGCCCGGATCCGCGAGGTGGCCGACGCCGGGGTGCCGGTGTCCTTCATCCGTGGCAACCGCGATTTCCTCGTCGGCGATGCGTTCGCACGCCGGGCCGGCATGCGCATCCTGCCCGACCCCGCCGTCGTCATGCTGTACGGCGAGCCGGCGATCCTGATGCACGGCGACCTGCTCTGCACCGGTGATGTCGCGTATCAAGCGTTCCGCGCGCAGACACGCAATCCGGCCTGGCAGGCGCAGTTCCTGGCGCAGCCGCTGGCCGCACGGCTGGCCTTCGCGGCGCAGGCACGCGCCGCCAGCGCCGCGCACCAGGGCGGTATGAAGCAGAACGACAAGGCGCAGTTCGAAACCTTGACCGACGTGACGCCGGCGACGGTGGACGCCACGCTGGCCCAGTTCGGCATCGACACGCTGATCCACGGCCATACGCACCGCCCAGCGATCCACGATCTCGCGATCGGTGATATCGCCTGCCGCCACATCGTGCTGGGCGACTGGTACGAACAGGGATCCGTACTGCGCGTCGAGCCTGACGGGATGGCGCTGGATTCGCTCTAA